One window of Nocardia nova SH22a genomic DNA carries:
- a CDS encoding urease accessory protein UreF yields MSLAMVLSLADSRLPIGGHVHSGGVEEAIASGLVRDAPTVEAYLRRRIGTAGLVAASLAAAVCAGELTVAAAEAEADARTPAPAARTASRMQGRGLLRLAKQMWPQQDWSAIGPRPHLPTVFGVVGRAADLRPVEIAEVVVYTTMTGAATAAQRLLALDPAVVATTTMRLAALCDTTAHAAVTGLAALSDPLGDVLAERHIEREMPLFAS; encoded by the coding sequence ATGAGTCTGGCGATGGTGCTGTCGCTCGCCGATTCGCGGCTGCCGATCGGCGGGCACGTGCATTCCGGCGGGGTCGAGGAGGCGATCGCCTCCGGGCTGGTGCGCGACGCGCCGACCGTCGAGGCGTATCTGCGGCGGCGGATCGGCACGGCGGGCCTGGTCGCGGCGTCGCTGGCGGCCGCGGTGTGCGCAGGAGAACTCACGGTCGCGGCCGCCGAGGCGGAGGCCGACGCCCGCACCCCGGCACCGGCCGCCCGCACCGCGTCCCGGATGCAGGGGCGTGGCCTGCTGCGGCTGGCGAAACAGATGTGGCCACAACAGGATTGGTCCGCAATCGGTCCCCGGCCGCATCTGCCGACGGTGTTCGGCGTGGTCGGGCGGGCCGCCGATCTGCGGCCGGTCGAGATCGCGGAGGTGGTCGTGTACACCACGATGACCGGCGCCGCGACCGCCGCGCAACGACTGCTCGCACTGGATCCGGCCGTCGTCGCCACGACGACCATGCGCCTGGCGGCGTTGTGCGACACGACCGCGCACGCGGCCGTGACCGGCCTGGCGGCACTGTCCGACCCGCTCGGCGATGTTCTCGCCGAGCGGCACATCGAACGCGAGATGCCGC
- a CDS encoding urease subunit alpha produces the protein MTELSRARYAALFGPTTGDRIRLADTDLVVEITEDRCGGPGLAGDEAVFGGGKVLRESMGQARATRAEGTPDTVITGAVIIDHWGIIKADIGIRDGRICAIGKAGNPETMDGVHPDLVVGPSTEIISGNGRILTAGAIDCHVHFICPQLLDEALGGGITTLIGGGTGPAEGSKATTVTPGAWHLGRMLEATDGWPVNILLLGKGNTVRPEAMWEQLRGGAGGFKLHEDWGTTPAAIDACLTVADAAGVQVALHSDTLNEAGFVEDTLAAIAGRAIHSYHTEGAGGGHAPDIITVAAHANVMPSSTNPTRPHTVNTLDEHLDMLMVCHHLNPSIPEDLAFAESRIRPSTIAAEDLLHDLGAISMIGSDSQAMGRIGEVVMRTWQTAHMMKRRRGALPGDGAADNHRVRRYIAKYTICPAITHGMDHEIGSVEVGKLADLVLWEPAFFGVRPHAVLKGGAIAWAAMGDANASIPTPQPVLPRPMFGAAPVVAAGTSLHFVSPQAVEDGLAERLAVRRRLVPVADVRRRTKADLPLNDAMPRIEVEPDTFTVRIDGEVWDQQPATELPMAQRYFLF, from the coding sequence ATGACCGAACTGTCCCGTGCCCGCTACGCGGCGCTGTTCGGACCCACCACCGGTGACCGGATCCGCCTGGCGGACACCGATCTCGTCGTCGAGATCACCGAGGATCGTTGCGGCGGACCGGGTCTGGCCGGTGACGAGGCCGTCTTCGGCGGCGGCAAGGTCCTGCGCGAATCGATGGGCCAGGCCCGGGCCACCCGCGCCGAGGGCACTCCCGACACCGTGATCACCGGTGCGGTGATCATCGATCACTGGGGAATCATCAAGGCCGACATCGGCATTCGCGACGGCCGGATCTGCGCGATCGGCAAGGCCGGAAACCCCGAGACCATGGACGGCGTGCACCCGGATCTGGTGGTCGGCCCGTCGACCGAGATCATCTCCGGTAACGGCCGCATCCTCACCGCGGGCGCGATCGACTGCCACGTGCACTTCATCTGCCCGCAACTGCTCGACGAGGCGCTCGGCGGCGGGATCACCACCCTGATCGGCGGCGGTACCGGCCCGGCCGAGGGATCCAAGGCCACGACCGTGACGCCGGGCGCCTGGCATCTGGGCCGCATGCTCGAGGCCACCGACGGCTGGCCGGTCAACATCCTGCTGCTCGGCAAGGGCAATACGGTGCGGCCCGAGGCCATGTGGGAGCAATTGCGCGGCGGCGCGGGCGGTTTCAAGCTGCACGAGGACTGGGGCACCACGCCCGCGGCGATCGACGCCTGTCTCACGGTGGCCGACGCGGCGGGGGTGCAGGTCGCCCTGCACTCGGACACGCTCAACGAGGCCGGATTCGTGGAGGACACGCTCGCCGCGATCGCCGGGCGCGCGATCCACTCGTATCACACCGAGGGCGCCGGTGGCGGGCACGCGCCCGACATCATCACCGTCGCGGCGCATGCCAACGTGATGCCCAGCTCCACCAATCCGACCCGGCCGCACACCGTCAACACCCTCGACGAACATCTCGACATGCTGATGGTCTGCCACCATCTCAATCCCTCGATCCCGGAGGATCTGGCCTTCGCCGAGAGCCGGATCCGGCCGTCGACGATCGCGGCCGAGGATCTGCTGCACGATCTGGGCGCGATCTCGATGATCGGCTCGGATTCGCAGGCGATGGGCCGCATCGGCGAGGTGGTGATGCGGACCTGGCAGACCGCGCACATGATGAAACGCCGCCGCGGGGCGCTGCCCGGTGACGGCGCCGCCGACAACCATCGAGTGCGGCGCTACATCGCGAAATACACCATCTGCCCGGCGATCACGCACGGGATGGACCACGAGATCGGATCGGTGGAGGTCGGCAAGCTGGCCGATCTGGTGCTGTGGGAGCCCGCCTTCTTCGGGGTGCGCCCGCACGCCGTGCTCAAGGGCGGCGCGATCGCGTGGGCGGCGATGGGTGACGCCAACGCCTCGATTCCGACACCGCAGCCGGTGCTGCCGCGGCCGATGTTCGGGGCGGCACCGGTCGTCGCGGCCGGTACCTCCCTGCACTTCGTCTCACCGCAGGCCGTCGAGGACGGACTCGCCGAACGGCTGGCGGTGCGGCGCCGCCTGGTGCCGGTGGCCGATGTCCGCCGCCGCACCAAGGCGGATCTGCCGCTCAACGACGCGATGCCGCGGATCGAGGTGGAACCGGACACCTTCACCGTGCGCATCGACGGCGAGGTGTGGGATCAGCAACCGGCCACCGAACTGCCGATGGCGCAGCGGTACTTCCTGTTCTGA
- a CDS encoding O-methyltransferase, with amino-acid sequence MTDTEWGAVDRYLVDTLIGDGDSDVAQANSEAGLPPIDVSPAQGKFLHLIALSAGARRVLEIGTLGGYSTLWLARAVGPQGRVVTLEFDPHHAEVARANLDRKGVGERVEIRVGAALDSLPGVAEDHTEPFDLVFIDADKINNAAYVEWALRLTRPGSVIIVDNVVRSGALVGGDAEDPGVRGGREALRLLADEPRVEATVLQTVGSKGWDGFAYAVVVE; translated from the coding sequence ATGACGGATACCGAATGGGGTGCGGTCGATCGCTATCTGGTGGACACACTGATCGGGGACGGTGATTCCGATGTGGCGCAGGCCAATTCGGAGGCAGGCCTGCCACCGATCGACGTCTCACCGGCACAGGGCAAATTCCTGCATCTGATCGCGCTGTCGGCGGGGGCGCGGCGAGTACTCGAGATCGGCACCCTGGGCGGTTACAGCACGCTGTGGCTGGCCCGGGCGGTGGGCCCGCAGGGCCGGGTGGTCACCCTGGAATTCGATCCGCACCACGCCGAGGTCGCGCGCGCCAATCTGGACCGCAAGGGCGTGGGGGAGCGCGTGGAGATCCGCGTCGGCGCCGCGCTCGACAGCCTGCCCGGCGTCGCCGAGGACCACACCGAACCGTTCGACCTGGTCTTCATCGATGCCGACAAGATCAACAACGCCGCCTACGTCGAATGGGCACTACGCCTGACCCGCCCGGGGTCGGTGATCATCGTCGACAATGTGGTGCGCTCCGGAGCGCTCGTCGGCGGCGATGCCGAAGATCCGGGCGTCCGCGGCGGCCGCGAGGCGCTGCGTCTGCTGGCCGACGAGCCGCGCGTCGAGGCGACCGTGCTGCAGACCGTCGGCAGCAAGGGCTGGGACGGGTTCGCCTACGCGGTGGTCGTCGAATAA
- a CDS encoding nuclear transport factor 2 family protein, whose translation MRDFGIEVFDLWTAMWNGELELAERIMAPRFTLRYAQPGAVAYDAIHDPAAFARQIAEFRRSMPGLRFEVQGDAVVDLGEGRTGLVARPYGACRPGADGDVRVSGTDILRLDAGLIVEVWSVSGGLHGRPYYPATAA comes from the coding sequence GTGCGAGATTTCGGTATCGAGGTGTTCGACCTGTGGACGGCGATGTGGAACGGGGAGCTCGAGCTGGCGGAGCGGATCATGGCCCCGCGATTCACGCTGCGCTACGCCCAGCCGGGTGCGGTGGCCTATGACGCCATCCACGATCCGGCGGCGTTCGCCCGGCAGATCGCGGAATTCCGTCGGTCCATGCCGGGGCTGCGGTTCGAGGTGCAGGGCGACGCGGTCGTGGATCTCGGCGAGGGGCGTACCGGACTGGTGGCGCGGCCCTACGGTGCGTGTCGTCCGGGCGCCGACGGCGACGTCAGGGTCAGCGGGACCGATATCCTGCGGCTCGATGCCGGGCTCATCGTGGAGGTGTGGTCGGTGTCGGGCGGCTTACACGGCCGTCCGTACTATCCGGCCACGGCAGCCTGA
- a CDS encoding PadR family transcriptional regulator produces MAELGAQDHIVLGLIARHGPLTPYELKARMEESVDYFWPVPHAQLYRIPARLADQGLLHEDAEESGRRRRVFQLTDAGREVLRAWLSDPRCPAPETRDPAQVKLFFADLGDPQDVVALAHRQAAEHRRWLDRYRTLHAEIDPHDSVRAQSRSRILELGIAHEQAQADFWTALAAHPNRTIEPPESR; encoded by the coding sequence ATGGCGGAATTGGGAGCACAGGACCACATCGTGCTCGGGCTCATCGCCCGGCACGGCCCGCTGACCCCGTACGAACTCAAGGCCCGGATGGAAGAGAGCGTCGACTACTTCTGGCCGGTCCCCCACGCACAGCTGTATCGAATTCCGGCGCGACTGGCCGACCAGGGACTGCTGCACGAGGACGCCGAGGAGTCCGGCAGGCGGCGACGCGTCTTCCAGCTCACCGACGCCGGACGAGAAGTGTTGCGCGCCTGGCTGTCCGATCCTCGGTGCCCGGCCCCGGAGACCCGCGATCCCGCGCAGGTGAAGCTGTTCTTCGCCGATCTGGGCGACCCGCAGGACGTGGTGGCCCTGGCTCATCGGCAGGCCGCCGAACACCGGAGATGGCTCGACCGTTATCGAACCCTGCATGCCGAGATCGATCCGCACGACAGCGTGCGCGCCCAGTCCCGTTCGCGCATCCTCGAACTCGGCATCGCCCACGAGCAGGCCCAGGCCGACTTCTGGACCGCGCTCGCCGCGCATCCGAACCGCACGATCGAGCCGCCGGAATCGCGCTGA
- a CDS encoding cysteine dioxygenase: MTTASPVNIEHAKDIHPDLDVPLLREAVIADRILWTPAQLHELTATVAGELATPLFDIVRFDPARRWWTRLALTMGVELWLLSWTPGQGTEPHDHGGASGSFTVTIGELEEDFSDGTGPVRSTSWRTGDTVAFGPERAHQLHNRSARPAATVHAYSPPLRPVREYRALSDFTDV, translated from the coding sequence GTGACCACGGCTTCGCCAGTGAACATCGAGCACGCCAAGGACATTCATCCGGACCTCGATGTGCCGTTACTCCGCGAGGCCGTGATCGCCGACCGCATCCTCTGGACACCGGCGCAGCTGCACGAGCTCACCGCGACGGTGGCCGGCGAGCTGGCCACTCCCCTGTTCGACATCGTGCGGTTCGATCCCGCCCGGCGCTGGTGGACCCGCCTGGCACTGACGATGGGAGTCGAGCTGTGGCTGCTGTCGTGGACCCCCGGACAGGGCACCGAACCACACGACCACGGTGGCGCGTCGGGCTCGTTCACGGTGACGATCGGCGAACTGGAGGAGGATTTCAGCGACGGCACCGGCCCGGTGCGCTCGACGAGCTGGCGGACCGGTGACACCGTGGCCTTCGGGCCCGAGCGTGCCCATCAGCTGCACAACCGCAGCGCCCGCCCGGCCGCGACCGTGCACGCGTATTCCCCGCCCCTGCGCCCGGTGCGCGAGTACCGGGCGCTGTCGGATTTCACGGATGTGTGA
- a CDS encoding TetR/AcrR family transcriptional regulator: MAAHSRPSTTGDSRSPRGRSQPERLTRAAIVDTAIALADADGIEALSMRRIAERMGVGAMSLYRHIPNKDALLAEMTDEVARRYPYPDPEPGWTWRERVRAAADIDWDLYRLHPWVLFTFAVPRYNFGPHSLACLGWLTEGFTELTDDRREATRMALEVWSYIAGIALQQVSSAMLAGRDEAEEESSGLTALLEGTPRWPSPPALAPLEGTGLGDLLDPVRQLHSGLDAMCDGFAARR, translated from the coding sequence ATGGCCGCCCATTCCCGACCGTCCACCACGGGCGATTCACGTTCCCCCCGCGGCCGCTCCCAGCCGGAGCGCCTGACCCGCGCGGCCATCGTCGACACGGCGATCGCGCTCGCGGACGCCGACGGTATCGAGGCGCTGTCGATGCGCCGCATCGCCGAGCGCATGGGCGTCGGCGCGATGTCGCTGTACCGGCACATCCCCAACAAGGACGCACTGCTGGCCGAGATGACCGACGAGGTCGCACGCCGCTATCCGTATCCGGATCCGGAACCCGGATGGACGTGGCGCGAGCGGGTCCGCGCGGCCGCCGACATCGACTGGGACCTCTACCGCCTGCATCCGTGGGTACTGTTCACCTTCGCGGTGCCGCGCTACAACTTCGGCCCGCACAGCCTCGCCTGCCTGGGCTGGCTGACCGAGGGATTCACCGAGCTCACCGACGATCGGCGCGAGGCGACCCGCATGGCGCTCGAGGTGTGGAGTTATATCGCCGGGATCGCGCTGCAGCAGGTCAGCTCCGCCATGCTCGCCGGACGCGACGAGGCGGAAGAGGAATCCTCGGGCCTCACCGCACTGCTGGAGGGCACACCGCGCTGGCCCAGCCCGCCCGCGCTGGCACCGCTCGAGGGCACCGGTCTGGGCGATCTGCTCGATCCGGTCCGGCAGTTGCATTCGGGCCTCGACGCGATGTGCGACGGATTCGCCGCCCGGCGGTGA
- a CDS encoding MFS transporter, producing the protein MVGIDTSAAARSASIVTPRRAWLGLAVLILPVLLVSMDMSVLYLAMPTLTEHLNPSAEQQLWILDIYGFMIAGLLITMGNLGDRIGRRNILLAGAAVFGLASLLAAFATGAGMLIAARALMGVGGATLLPSSLALISSLFADPRARGTAIGVWTAFFAGGSAVGPVIGGLLLHKFWWGSIFLINTPVLLILLALGPLLLPEHRSAGRGPLDLISVAMSIGGILPLVYAIKRAAAEGIDAVSVVLGVVGVVVLVAFVRRQRVLAEPLLDLSLFRRGLFRVAIGSSTVGMMSLAGMSYLTSTYLQTVAGRDVLGAALLGIPAAVAVFVCSMGGARIARGLGIRGSFVLALSAAAVGNLMLLGIGVDGGIGWYLAGSTIAGLGYGIVFTLVSEVAVSSVPPERAGSAVGISETSFELGNALGLSLLGSLAALVFRSGGDFADTLGETIVEHHGDVPFVHAAQSSYVTGMHVALAVGAALLLLMAVAAVVTRTRDGADRPSQAVAGR; encoded by the coding sequence ATGGTCGGCATTGATACCTCGGCGGCGGCACGGTCCGCGTCGATCGTGACTCCCCGGCGGGCGTGGCTCGGCCTGGCGGTGTTGATTCTGCCGGTGCTGCTGGTGTCGATGGACATGTCGGTGCTGTATCTGGCGATGCCGACACTGACCGAACACCTGAACCCCTCGGCCGAACAGCAGCTGTGGATTCTCGATATCTACGGATTCATGATCGCGGGCCTGCTGATCACGATGGGCAATCTCGGTGACCGCATCGGCCGCCGCAATATTCTGCTCGCGGGCGCGGCGGTCTTCGGCCTGGCCTCCCTGCTGGCCGCGTTCGCCACCGGCGCCGGGATGCTGATCGCCGCCCGGGCGCTGATGGGTGTCGGCGGTGCGACACTGCTGCCGTCGAGTCTGGCGCTGATCTCGAGCCTGTTCGCCGATCCGCGGGCGCGCGGCACGGCGATCGGCGTGTGGACGGCCTTCTTCGCGGGCGGGTCCGCGGTCGGGCCGGTGATCGGCGGACTGCTGCTGCACAAGTTCTGGTGGGGGTCGATCTTCCTGATCAACACGCCGGTGCTGCTGATCCTGCTGGCCCTCGGCCCGCTGCTGCTGCCCGAACACCGGTCCGCCGGGCGCGGGCCACTGGACCTGATCAGTGTGGCCATGTCCATCGGCGGCATCCTGCCGCTGGTCTACGCGATCAAGCGGGCCGCCGCCGAGGGGATCGACGCGGTGTCGGTGGTGTTGGGCGTCGTCGGCGTCGTCGTGCTGGTGGCGTTCGTGCGGCGGCAGCGGGTGCTGGCCGAGCCGCTGCTGGATCTGAGCCTGTTCCGTCGCGGCCTGTTCCGGGTGGCGATCGGATCGTCGACCGTCGGCATGATGTCGCTGGCCGGGATGAGCTATCTGACCAGCACGTATCTGCAGACCGTCGCCGGACGCGACGTGCTGGGGGCGGCGCTGCTGGGCATTCCCGCCGCGGTCGCGGTGTTCGTCTGCTCGATGGGCGGTGCGCGGATAGCCCGCGGGCTCGGCATCCGCGGCTCGTTCGTGCTGGCGCTCAGCGCGGCGGCGGTAGGCAATCTGATGCTGCTCGGCATCGGCGTCGACGGCGGAATCGGCTGGTATCTGGCCGGATCCACGATCGCGGGCCTCGGCTACGGCATCGTGTTCACCCTGGTGTCGGAGGTCGCGGTGTCGTCGGTGCCGCCCGAACGGGCCGGATCGGCGGTCGGCATCTCCGAGACCAGCTTCGAACTGGGCAACGCGCTGGGCCTGTCGCTGCTGGGTTCGCTGGCCGCGCTGGTGTTCCGCTCCGGCGGGGACTTCGCCGACACCCTGGGCGAGACCATCGTCGAACATCACGGTGACGTCCCGTTCGTGCACGCGGCGCAGAGTTCGTACGTGACCGGGATGCACGTCGCGCTCGCCGTGGGCGCGGCCCTGCTGCTGCTCATGGCGGTGGCCGCCGTCGTGACCCGCACCCGCGACGGCGCCGATCGACCGTCGCAGGCGGTGGCGGGGCGATAG
- a CDS encoding zinc-binding dehydrogenase, with amino-acid sequence MKAIRLHAFGPAENLRYETAPDPRPGPGQVRIRVAAAGVHLVDTHLRRGLPGPYPVPSLPTIPGREVAGTVDVLGSGVDENLLGTTVVTHLGAAPGGYAELAVADAQRLHRIPDGLDTAAAVAMIGTGRTTLGILGFIDPEPGAVALVPAAAGGIGTLLVQYLRNAGVVVIGLAGGPAKVARVAADGAELALDYSDPGWPQAVRERFGERPLRWVFDGVGGEVARAGVDLLAPGGEHLVFGWSDRPIEFDAGRLAARSITSRSVLGPAMLERAGGIAALETRALAEAGAGRLRPAVTRFALAEAAQAHRALENRGTTGKVVLEPHVR; translated from the coding sequence ATGAAAGCCATACGCCTGCACGCCTTCGGCCCGGCCGAGAACCTGCGCTACGAGACTGCCCCCGATCCGCGGCCGGGCCCCGGACAGGTTCGCATCCGGGTCGCTGCCGCCGGGGTGCACTTGGTCGACACCCACCTGCGGCGCGGTCTGCCCGGCCCGTATCCGGTGCCGTCGCTGCCGACGATTCCCGGGCGGGAGGTGGCGGGGACGGTCGATGTGCTCGGGTCCGGGGTGGACGAAAACCTGCTCGGCACAACGGTTGTCACACATCTCGGTGCGGCTCCGGGCGGATATGCCGAACTCGCCGTCGCCGACGCGCAACGCCTGCACCGGATTCCCGACGGCCTGGATACCGCCGCCGCGGTCGCGATGATCGGCACCGGCCGCACCACGCTGGGCATTCTCGGATTCATCGATCCGGAACCGGGTGCGGTGGCACTGGTCCCGGCCGCGGCGGGCGGCATCGGGACGCTGCTGGTGCAGTATCTGCGCAATGCCGGGGTGGTCGTGATCGGGCTGGCCGGTGGACCCGCGAAGGTCGCCCGGGTGGCCGCCGACGGCGCCGAACTGGCTCTCGACTATTCCGATCCCGGCTGGCCGCAGGCGGTGCGCGAGCGGTTCGGCGAGCGCCCGCTGCGGTGGGTGTTCGACGGTGTCGGCGGCGAGGTGGCCCGGGCCGGGGTGGATCTGCTCGCGCCCGGCGGCGAGCATCTGGTGTTCGGCTGGAGCGACCGCCCGATCGAATTCGACGCCGGACGGCTCGCCGCGCGGTCGATCACCTCACGATCGGTGCTCGGGCCCGCGATGCTCGAACGCGCGGGCGGTATCGCCGCACTCGAGACGCGGGCCCTGGCCGAGGCGGGGGCAGGTCGCCTGCGCCCGGCCGTCACCCGCTTCGCGCTCGCCGAGGCGGCGCAGGCGCACCGGGCGCTCGAAAACCGTGGTACCACAGGCAAAGTCGTGCTGGAACCACACGTTCGGTGA
- a CDS encoding rhodanese-like domain-containing protein: MSAEDLLARARAGLDRATPEAAAQRSAAGALIVDIRPHANRLAEGEIPGSVIVERIVLEWRLDPSGSHRLPGLNADSEVIIVCNEGYASSLAAADAQGLGLTRATDLVGGFRAWKAAGLPVEPGGSPAVP; this comes from the coding sequence ATGAGTGCCGAAGATCTGCTCGCCCGGGCGCGCGCCGGACTGGACCGCGCCACTCCCGAGGCCGCGGCCCAGCGATCGGCCGCGGGCGCGCTGATCGTCGATATCCGCCCGCACGCGAACCGGCTCGCCGAGGGTGAGATTCCCGGTTCGGTGATCGTCGAGCGGATCGTCCTGGAGTGGCGGCTCGATCCGTCCGGCTCCCACCGGCTGCCCGGCCTCAACGCCGACAGCGAGGTGATCATCGTCTGCAACGAGGGTTACGCCTCGAGTCTGGCCGCCGCCGACGCCCAGGGTCTCGGGCTCACCCGCGCGACCGATCTCGTCGGCGGATTCCGGGCGTGGAAGGCGGCCGGGCTGCCGGTGGAACCGGGCGGCTCCCCGGCCGTGCCCTGA